Proteins from one Bombus pascuorum chromosome 15, iyBomPasc1.1, whole genome shotgun sequence genomic window:
- the LOC132914854 gene encoding probable dolichyl pyrophosphate Glc1Man9GlcNAc2 alpha-1,3-glucosyltransferase isoform X4: protein MNADSQWTLDYPPLFAWFEYFLSHIARFIDHNMLKVENLNYVSSNTIFFQRGTVIFLDLVYAYGVKEVGKVFCTSFDEYVIFIVFSLCNMGLLLVDHVHFQYNGFLLGILLLAIANVSKINKQKAILFGTLWFALLLNLKHIYLYVAPAFLVWLLRSYCMNGGSFFRRLYMLGSIVIITLIISFGPFASQLPQIISRLFPFKRGLVHAYWAANAWALYIGIDKIASLILKQLGWLKVTRSAVMTGGLVQEQSFLVLPTPTPIVTFLLTIFTMMPALYCLLCKKEYMNPKQFVRCLVLCVLCSFMFGWHVHEKAILTAIIPLCVLAATDKNDARIYLILSSAGHTALLPLLYPSNLTPLKIFVLLVFMTAGFLAFSRKFNVNFLYFYEYIYVINLPVLTVYETIIHKLIFGEKLPFLPLALTSLYCAIGVTYSWVVYYYMFLRYSKINNHKDKIQ from the exons ATGAATGCCGATTCACAATGGACCTTGGATTATCCACCATTGTTTGCATGGTTTGAATACTTTCTCAGTCATATAGCAAGATTCATAGATCATAATATGCTTAAGGTTGAAAATCTAAATTATGTATCTTCCAATACTATCTTTTTCCAAAGAGGCactgttatatttttagatttagtATATGCTTATGGAGTTAAAGA AGTTGGCAAAGTATTTTGTACATCCTTTGATGAATATGTGATCTTCATAGTTTTTTCTTTATGTAATATGGGATTACTCCTAGTGGATCATGTACATTTTCAATACAATGGATTCTTACTTGGTATTCTTCTACTTGCTATTGCAaatgtttctaaaataaataaacag AAGGCTATCTTATTTGGAACTCTGTGGTTTgctttgttattaaatttaaaacatatttatttgtacGTGGCACCAGCATTTCTAGTCTGGCTACTGAGATCATATTGCATGAATGGAGGTTCATTCTTTAGACGTTTGTACATGCTTGGAAGCATagttattattactttaataatttcttttggCCCGTTTGCCTCACAGTTACCTCag ataatttcAAGACTCTTTCCATTCAAAAGGGGTTTAGTACATGCATACTGGGCAGCAAATGCTTGGGCATTGTATATAGGTATAGATAAAATAGcatctttaattttaaagcAATTAGGATGGTTAAAAGTTACAAGATCAGCAGTCATGACTGGTGGTTTAGTGCAAGAGCAATCATTTTTAGTTCTACCAACTCCTACGCCAATTGTAACATTTCTATTAACTATTTTCACTATGATG CCTGCATTATACTGcttattatgtaaaaaagaGTATATGAATCCAAAGCAGTTTGTACGATGTTTAGTTCTCTGTGTTTTGTGTTCTTTCATGTTTGGTTGGCATGTACATGAGAAAGCTATTTTAACTGCTATTATACCACTGTG tGTTCTAGCAGCAACTGATAAGAATGATGctagaatttatttaattttaagcaGTGCAGGACACACTGCCCTTTTACCCTTACTTTATCCGAGTAATTTAACTCCATTAAAGATTTTTGTACTTTTGGTATTTATGACTGCAGGTTTTCTAGCTTTCTCTCGAAAGTTcaatgtaaattttctttatttttacgaatatatatatgtaattaatttgcCGGTATTAACAGTGTATGAAACCATTATACACAAATTAATATTCGGtgaaaaattaccatttttgcCTTTAGCTCTTACTTCGTTATATTGCGCCATAGGAGTAACTTATTCTTGGGTGGTTTATTACTATATGTTTTTGCgatatagtaaaattaataatcataaagataaaatacaataa
- the LOC132914854 gene encoding probable dolichyl pyrophosphate Glc1Man9GlcNAc2 alpha-1,3-glucosyltransferase isoform X3, with translation MMDISSNKNAFASKKVQKMNSTLEEWDANKIVFRVLLLVSCLKVLLMPMYHSTDFEVHRNWLAITHSLPLKEWYMNADSQWTLDYPPLFAWFEYFLSHIARFIDHNMLKVENLNYVSSNTIFFQRGTVIFLDLVYAYGVKEVGKVFCTSFDEYVIFIVFSLCNMGLLLVDHVHFQYNGFLLGILLLAIANVSKINKQIISRLFPFKRGLVHAYWAANAWALYIGIDKIASLILKQLGWLKVTRSAVMTGGLVQEQSFLVLPTPTPIVTFLLTIFTMMPALYCLLCKKEYMNPKQFVRCLVLCVLCSFMFGWHVHEKAILTAIIPLCVLAATDKNDARIYLILSSAGHTALLPLLYPSNLTPLKIFVLLVFMTAGFLAFSRKFNVNFLYFYEYIYVINLPVLTVYETIIHKLIFGEKLPFLPLALTSLYCAIGVTYSWVVYYYMFLRYSKINNHKDKIQ, from the exons ATGATGGACATTTCGAGTAATAAAAATGCTTTTGCATCGAAAAAGGTGCAAAAAATGAATTCAACGTTGGAGGAATGGGACGCaaacaaaattgtttttcGTGTATTACTACTCGTCTCGTGCCTCAAAGTACTTCTAATGCCTATGTA TCATTCCACAGATTTTGAAGTTCACCGCAACTGGCTTGCCATAACACATAGTTTGCCACTCAAAGAATGGTACATGAATGCCGATTCACAATGGACCTTGGATTATCCACCATTGTTTGCATGGTTTGAATACTTTCTCAGTCATATAGCAAGATTCATAGATCATAATATGCTTAAGGTTGAAAATCTAAATTATGTATCTTCCAATACTATCTTTTTCCAAAGAGGCactgttatatttttagatttagtATATGCTTATGGAGTTAAAGA AGTTGGCAAAGTATTTTGTACATCCTTTGATGAATATGTGATCTTCATAGTTTTTTCTTTATGTAATATGGGATTACTCCTAGTGGATCATGTACATTTTCAATACAATGGATTCTTACTTGGTATTCTTCTACTTGCTATTGCAaatgtttctaaaataaataaacag ataatttcAAGACTCTTTCCATTCAAAAGGGGTTTAGTACATGCATACTGGGCAGCAAATGCTTGGGCATTGTATATAGGTATAGATAAAATAGcatctttaattttaaagcAATTAGGATGGTTAAAAGTTACAAGATCAGCAGTCATGACTGGTGGTTTAGTGCAAGAGCAATCATTTTTAGTTCTACCAACTCCTACGCCAATTGTAACATTTCTATTAACTATTTTCACTATGATG CCTGCATTATACTGcttattatgtaaaaaagaGTATATGAATCCAAAGCAGTTTGTACGATGTTTAGTTCTCTGTGTTTTGTGTTCTTTCATGTTTGGTTGGCATGTACATGAGAAAGCTATTTTAACTGCTATTATACCACTGTG tGTTCTAGCAGCAACTGATAAGAATGATGctagaatttatttaattttaagcaGTGCAGGACACACTGCCCTTTTACCCTTACTTTATCCGAGTAATTTAACTCCATTAAAGATTTTTGTACTTTTGGTATTTATGACTGCAGGTTTTCTAGCTTTCTCTCGAAAGTTcaatgtaaattttctttatttttacgaatatatatatgtaattaatttgcCGGTATTAACAGTGTATGAAACCATTATACACAAATTAATATTCGGtgaaaaattaccatttttgcCTTTAGCTCTTACTTCGTTATATTGCGCCATAGGAGTAACTTATTCTTGGGTGGTTTATTACTATATGTTTTTGCgatatagtaaaattaataatcataaagataaaatacaataa
- the LOC132914854 gene encoding probable dolichyl pyrophosphate Glc1Man9GlcNAc2 alpha-1,3-glucosyltransferase isoform X2, whose product MMDISSNKNAFASKKVQKMNSTLEEWDANKIVFRVLLLVSCLKVLLMPMYHSTDFEVHRNWLAITHSLPLKEWYMNADSQWTLDYPPLFAWFEYFLSHIARFIDHNMLKVENLNYVSSNTIFFQRGTVIFLDLVYAYGVKEVGKVFCTSFDEYVIFIVFSLCNMGLLLVDHVHFQYNGFLLGILLLAIANVSKINKQAILFGTLWFALLLNLKHIYLYVAPAFLVWLLRSYCMNGGSFFRRLYMLGSIVIITLIISFGPFASQLPQIISRLFPFKRGLVHAYWAANAWALYIGIDKIASLILKQLGWLKVTRSAVMTGGLVQEQSFLVLPTPTPIVTFLLTIFTMMPALYCLLCKKEYMNPKQFVRCLVLCVLCSFMFGWHVHEKAILTAIIPLCVLAATDKNDARIYLILSSAGHTALLPLLYPSNLTPLKIFVLLVFMTAGFLAFSRKFNVNFLYFYEYIYVINLPVLTVYETIIHKLIFGEKLPFLPLALTSLYCAIGVTYSWVVYYYMFLRYSKINNHKDKIQ is encoded by the exons ATGATGGACATTTCGAGTAATAAAAATGCTTTTGCATCGAAAAAGGTGCAAAAAATGAATTCAACGTTGGAGGAATGGGACGCaaacaaaattgtttttcGTGTATTACTACTCGTCTCGTGCCTCAAAGTACTTCTAATGCCTATGTA TCATTCCACAGATTTTGAAGTTCACCGCAACTGGCTTGCCATAACACATAGTTTGCCACTCAAAGAATGGTACATGAATGCCGATTCACAATGGACCTTGGATTATCCACCATTGTTTGCATGGTTTGAATACTTTCTCAGTCATATAGCAAGATTCATAGATCATAATATGCTTAAGGTTGAAAATCTAAATTATGTATCTTCCAATACTATCTTTTTCCAAAGAGGCactgttatatttttagatttagtATATGCTTATGGAGTTAAAGA AGTTGGCAAAGTATTTTGTACATCCTTTGATGAATATGTGATCTTCATAGTTTTTTCTTTATGTAATATGGGATTACTCCTAGTGGATCATGTACATTTTCAATACAATGGATTCTTACTTGGTATTCTTCTACTTGCTATTGCAaatgtttctaaaataaataaacag GCTATCTTATTTGGAACTCTGTGGTTTgctttgttattaaatttaaaacatatttatttgtacGTGGCACCAGCATTTCTAGTCTGGCTACTGAGATCATATTGCATGAATGGAGGTTCATTCTTTAGACGTTTGTACATGCTTGGAAGCATagttattattactttaataatttcttttggCCCGTTTGCCTCACAGTTACCTCag ataatttcAAGACTCTTTCCATTCAAAAGGGGTTTAGTACATGCATACTGGGCAGCAAATGCTTGGGCATTGTATATAGGTATAGATAAAATAGcatctttaattttaaagcAATTAGGATGGTTAAAAGTTACAAGATCAGCAGTCATGACTGGTGGTTTAGTGCAAGAGCAATCATTTTTAGTTCTACCAACTCCTACGCCAATTGTAACATTTCTATTAACTATTTTCACTATGATG CCTGCATTATACTGcttattatgtaaaaaagaGTATATGAATCCAAAGCAGTTTGTACGATGTTTAGTTCTCTGTGTTTTGTGTTCTTTCATGTTTGGTTGGCATGTACATGAGAAAGCTATTTTAACTGCTATTATACCACTGTG tGTTCTAGCAGCAACTGATAAGAATGATGctagaatttatttaattttaagcaGTGCAGGACACACTGCCCTTTTACCCTTACTTTATCCGAGTAATTTAACTCCATTAAAGATTTTTGTACTTTTGGTATTTATGACTGCAGGTTTTCTAGCTTTCTCTCGAAAGTTcaatgtaaattttctttatttttacgaatatatatatgtaattaatttgcCGGTATTAACAGTGTATGAAACCATTATACACAAATTAATATTCGGtgaaaaattaccatttttgcCTTTAGCTCTTACTTCGTTATATTGCGCCATAGGAGTAACTTATTCTTGGGTGGTTTATTACTATATGTTTTTGCgatatagtaaaattaataatcataaagataaaatacaataa
- the LOC132914854 gene encoding probable dolichyl pyrophosphate Glc1Man9GlcNAc2 alpha-1,3-glucosyltransferase isoform X1, whose protein sequence is MMDISSNKNAFASKKVQKMNSTLEEWDANKIVFRVLLLVSCLKVLLMPMYHSTDFEVHRNWLAITHSLPLKEWYMNADSQWTLDYPPLFAWFEYFLSHIARFIDHNMLKVENLNYVSSNTIFFQRGTVIFLDLVYAYGVKEVGKVFCTSFDEYVIFIVFSLCNMGLLLVDHVHFQYNGFLLGILLLAIANVSKINKQKAILFGTLWFALLLNLKHIYLYVAPAFLVWLLRSYCMNGGSFFRRLYMLGSIVIITLIISFGPFASQLPQIISRLFPFKRGLVHAYWAANAWALYIGIDKIASLILKQLGWLKVTRSAVMTGGLVQEQSFLVLPTPTPIVTFLLTIFTMMPALYCLLCKKEYMNPKQFVRCLVLCVLCSFMFGWHVHEKAILTAIIPLCVLAATDKNDARIYLILSSAGHTALLPLLYPSNLTPLKIFVLLVFMTAGFLAFSRKFNVNFLYFYEYIYVINLPVLTVYETIIHKLIFGEKLPFLPLALTSLYCAIGVTYSWVVYYYMFLRYSKINNHKDKIQ, encoded by the exons ATGATGGACATTTCGAGTAATAAAAATGCTTTTGCATCGAAAAAGGTGCAAAAAATGAATTCAACGTTGGAGGAATGGGACGCaaacaaaattgtttttcGTGTATTACTACTCGTCTCGTGCCTCAAAGTACTTCTAATGCCTATGTA TCATTCCACAGATTTTGAAGTTCACCGCAACTGGCTTGCCATAACACATAGTTTGCCACTCAAAGAATGGTACATGAATGCCGATTCACAATGGACCTTGGATTATCCACCATTGTTTGCATGGTTTGAATACTTTCTCAGTCATATAGCAAGATTCATAGATCATAATATGCTTAAGGTTGAAAATCTAAATTATGTATCTTCCAATACTATCTTTTTCCAAAGAGGCactgttatatttttagatttagtATATGCTTATGGAGTTAAAGA AGTTGGCAAAGTATTTTGTACATCCTTTGATGAATATGTGATCTTCATAGTTTTTTCTTTATGTAATATGGGATTACTCCTAGTGGATCATGTACATTTTCAATACAATGGATTCTTACTTGGTATTCTTCTACTTGCTATTGCAaatgtttctaaaataaataaacag AAGGCTATCTTATTTGGAACTCTGTGGTTTgctttgttattaaatttaaaacatatttatttgtacGTGGCACCAGCATTTCTAGTCTGGCTACTGAGATCATATTGCATGAATGGAGGTTCATTCTTTAGACGTTTGTACATGCTTGGAAGCATagttattattactttaataatttcttttggCCCGTTTGCCTCACAGTTACCTCag ataatttcAAGACTCTTTCCATTCAAAAGGGGTTTAGTACATGCATACTGGGCAGCAAATGCTTGGGCATTGTATATAGGTATAGATAAAATAGcatctttaattttaaagcAATTAGGATGGTTAAAAGTTACAAGATCAGCAGTCATGACTGGTGGTTTAGTGCAAGAGCAATCATTTTTAGTTCTACCAACTCCTACGCCAATTGTAACATTTCTATTAACTATTTTCACTATGATG CCTGCATTATACTGcttattatgtaaaaaagaGTATATGAATCCAAAGCAGTTTGTACGATGTTTAGTTCTCTGTGTTTTGTGTTCTTTCATGTTTGGTTGGCATGTACATGAGAAAGCTATTTTAACTGCTATTATACCACTGTG tGTTCTAGCAGCAACTGATAAGAATGATGctagaatttatttaattttaagcaGTGCAGGACACACTGCCCTTTTACCCTTACTTTATCCGAGTAATTTAACTCCATTAAAGATTTTTGTACTTTTGGTATTTATGACTGCAGGTTTTCTAGCTTTCTCTCGAAAGTTcaatgtaaattttctttatttttacgaatatatatatgtaattaatttgcCGGTATTAACAGTGTATGAAACCATTATACACAAATTAATATTCGGtgaaaaattaccatttttgcCTTTAGCTCTTACTTCGTTATATTGCGCCATAGGAGTAACTTATTCTTGGGTGGTTTATTACTATATGTTTTTGCgatatagtaaaattaataatcataaagataaaatacaataa
- the LOC132914859 gene encoding leucine-rich repeat-containing protein 4-like — protein sequence MRPRIAKFPRPVSSSRLIVGPPSESTCSLVLPVCGHIGILAAARDVFLDAEACALKTLELMYCRAQICIYYLLWTATLTLEQETSTAKNWDCPAECICLSPKQVLCNTGGLKDIPTQQLPQTVEELSLTKNNFPVIKGDAFAGLRVLRKLTMDGNNISTIRPFAFRGLSKLRELSIQHTPLPFIEKFSFAALQNVSVLLLANNKIRYIEGYSFAGTSNVRLILLSNNPLLRIQSHAFSGLTNVVRLIFPSGIRTIEPDAFDGLQYIGLLKLTYMDLSSLQSYTFRGLSYVQSLNIQESDLGIVEKDAFTGLTHVDRLNIVNNKIDLIEKLFLRYENNIDMLRFHGNHVLEAPRHVKDINLEVNSISAIDNHFPCDCQAHNVLDSDFVNGTVSEFQKRNYCISPIEYNGKHMDLVDFGLVARCYDNVVQDNLGSGVVGIFTLPTTLFLILLFPMNLFQ from the exons ATGCGGCCACGGATTGCGAAATTTCCCCGGCCCGTTTCGTCCTCCCGGTTAATCGTAGGACCTCCATCCGAGTCAACCTGCTCTCTTGTTCTTCCTGTTTGCG GACACATTGGAATATTGGCAGCTGCTCGCGACGTTTTCCTGGATGCTGAGGCATGCGCCCTAAAAACTCTGGAATTGATGTATTGCAGAGCGCAG ATCTGCATTTATTACCTGCTGTGGACAGCGACGCTTACCTTAGAACAGGAAACCAGTACCGCGAAAAATTGGGACTGCCCTGCAGAATGCATTTGCCTATCTCCGAAGCAG GTTCTCTGCAATACAGGTGGGTTAAAAGACATTCCTACCCAGCAGCTGCCACAAACAGTGGAGGAACTCTCCCTGACAAAGAACAACTTCCCGGTAATAAAAGGCGACGCATTCGCCGGCTTGAGAGTGCTGCGAAAGCTGACGATGGATGGTAACAACATCTCAACCATACGTCCATTCGCATTTCGAGGGTTGAGCAAATTACGCGAACTCTCCATTCAACACACACCTCTACCATTCATCGAAAAATTCTCTTTCGCCGCTCTACAAAACGTATCAGTATTGTTATTGGCGAACAACAAGATACGATACATCGAAGGCTACTCATTCGCCGGGACCTCCAATGtccgtttaattttattgagcAATAACCCGTTGCTCAGAATTCAAAGCCACGCGTTTTCAGGCTTAACGAACGTGGTTCGCCTGATATTCCCGTCAGGAATAAGAACCATCGAGCCGGACGCATTCGATGGCCTCCAGTATATCGGTCTCCTAAAGTTGACCTACATGGACCTGTCTTCCCTTCAATCTTACACATTCCGTGGCTTGTCCTATGTGCAGTCGTTGAACATTCAGGAAAGCGATTTGGGCATCGTCGAGAAGGATGCCTTCACTGGGCTCACCCACGTTGATCGACTGAATATCGTAAATAACAAGATCGATCTGATCGAGAAATTGTTTCTGCGATACGAAAACAATATAGATATGTTAAGATTCCATGGGAATCACGTATTGGAGGCGCCTCGACATGTCAAAGACATCAATCTGGAAGTGAATTCTATCAGCGCCATTGATAACCACTTTCCCTGCGACTGCCAGGCTCACAATGTACTGGACAGCGATTTTGTCAATGGCACTGTTAGCGAATTTCAGAAGAGAAATTATTGTATCTCGCCGATCGAGTACAACGGGAAACACATGGACCTAGTAGACTTCGGATTAGTCGCCAGATGCTATGACAACGTCGTGCAGGATAACCTGGGCTCCGGTGTCGTTGGGATCTTCACTCTGCCAACCACTCTGTTCCTCATTCTTCTGTTCCCCATGAATTTATTCCAGTGA
- the LOC132914850 gene encoding myotubularin-related protein 10-B: MESKSCNNFISYVGLEEHEMQPLGSSRRNSVSENNIKLLPGEIFITKAQNVLMFSPVSDLNQGTSGILSVTNFKLTFVTTDETNGEDVARQQNHLYGYMDICLTNIEDIYVTVGDKKRKLIPGNIVPSKVKGIFIICKNLRTWSFSFKFSPIGDGKNLLQALLHHAFPSRHQLLFGYDYQEAYYSSLDKAVRLFRDISDWHNELERTIHNEKLRKFWRLSTVNIDFKLCRSLSRYIIIPASITDGQLIDAAKRFQGNRPPIWSWSNARGAALVKMSELSPLVTNRIQENIMFENVRKSHPQKMPPIVLELNKGISVKLIALAFSKFVSLCSPENIRQFWLQDNNFYSLVENTKWLKHVSYCLQKAVEACEHLHLGFSVILQEGAGTDLCCIVSSLVQLLLDPYFRTINGFQSLLQKEWVAGGHPFCDRLGHISKRTSEKSPLLLLYLDCVWQLSQQFPAEFEFTETYLTTLWDAAHVSIFDTFIFNCEKDRVAAATDPEKPLVLRSVWDWREQFSDQDILLFDNPLYNPRETDTKEKCVIKPLYNVANLELWTQCYFRWIPTLEIHNGGRNHIELYARLLRNDVNQLKMNINGNCGSPTGKSNSYSVQMNIDSFYPFSNKKSGNIVSTPIMNSSILATKSLLEAQSLITATD; encoded by the exons ATGGAAAGCAAAAGTTGCAATAATTTCATAAGTTATGTTGGACTGGAGGAACACGAGATGCAG CCACTAGGTTCTAGTCGACGTAATTCTGTATCCGAGAACAATATTAAGTTGTTACCAGGTGAAATCTTTATCACCAAAGCACAAAATGTCCTTATGTTCTCACCCGTTAGTGATTTAAATCAAGGAACATCTGGCATTCTATCtgttacaaatttcaaacttACTTTTGTTACAACTGATGAGACAAATGGAGAA GATGTGGCTCGTCAACAAAATCATCTTTATGGGTATATGGACATATGTTTAACAAACATagaagatatttatgtaactgtaggagataaaaaaagaaaattgatacCCGGAAATATTGTACCATCTAAAGTAAAAgggatatttattatttgtaaa AATTTACGTACATGgtccttttctttcaaattttcaccTATCGGAGATGGGAAGAATCTTCTGCAAGCATTATTACATCACGCTTTCCCTAGCAGACATCAGTTGTTATTTGGTTATGATTATCA AGAAGCTTATTATAGTAGTCTTGACAAAGCTGTTCGTTTGTTTCGGGATATTTCAGATTGGCATAACGAATTGGAACGCACCATACACAATGAAAAACTCAGAAAATTTTGGAGACTATCTACTGTTAATATAGACTTCAAGCTTTGTCGTAG CTTGTCtcgatatataattataccgGCATCGATTACCGATGGTCAGCTAATAGATGCAGCTAAGCGCTTTCAAGGTAACCGTCCACCAATTTGGTCTTGGTCGAATGCGCGTGGTGCAGCATTAGTAAAAATGTCCGAACTTTCGCCATTAGTTACCAATAGAatacaagaaaatattatgttcGAGAACGTTCGTAAAAGTCATCCACAAAAAATGCCACCAATCGTTTTAGAACTAAATAAAGGTATTAGCGTGAAGTTAATAGCATTAgctttttcaaaatttgtcaGCCTGTGCTCTCCAg AAAACATTAGACAGTTTTGGTTACaggataataatttttattcgttagtagAGAACACAAAATGGTTAAAGCATGTATCATACTGTTTGCAAAAAGCTGTTGAAGCCTGTGAGCATCTTCATTTAGGATTTTCTGTTATTCTACAAG aagGTGCTGGCACAGACCTTTGTTGTATTGTATCGAGCTTAGTTCAATTGTTGCTTGATCCTTATTTTCGAACCATAAATGGGTTCCAGTCTCTTTTGCAAAAAGAATGGGTTGCAGGTGGACATCCGTTCTGTGATAGATTAGGTCATATTTCTAAGAGGACTTCAGAGAAG TCTCCGTTGCTCCTTTTATACCTTGACTGTGTCTGGCAATTGAGTCAACAATTTCCCGCGGAATTCGAATTCACGGAAACGTACCTGACAACTTTGTGGGATGCTGCCCATGTTTCCATTTTCGATACgttcatttttaattgcgAGAAAGACCGAGTTGCGGCAGCTACg GATCCAGAGAAACCTCTTGTTCTAAGAAGTGTGTGGGATTGGAGAGAGCAATTCAGCGAccaagatattttattatttgataatcCCCTTTACAATCCCCGCGAGACAGACACCAAGGAGAAATGTGTGATAAAACCCTTGTACAATGTCGCGAATCTAGAACTTTGGACTCAGTGTTACTTTCGATGGATACCAACACTGGAGATTCATAATGGTGGTCGGAATCATATTGAGCTTTACGCCaggctattacggaatgatgTGAATCAATTGAAGATGAACATAAATGGTAATTGCGGATCGCCTACTGGTAAATCAAACAGCTACTCCGTTCAGATGAATATCGACAGCTTCTATCCATTTTCAAATAAGAAATCTGGGAATATAGTGAGCACCCCAATCATGAACAGCTCCATTCTTGCTACGAAAAGCCTGTTAGAAGCGCAGTCCTTGATCACTGCGACCGACTGA
- the LOC132914860 gene encoding NADH dehydrogenase [ubiquinone] 1 alpha subcomplex subunit 9, mitochondrial, with protein MINMAAWIPKVVRVTKNQNVGPVTYAVQSYDYSSQPRVIKNPTTAKLKRGTGGRSSFNGIVCTIFGCSGFIGNSLSIRLGKIGTQLILPHRCDLYHIRELKVGGDLGQVYYHPFDLKDEDSIIRAMKYSNVVVNLIGQTYETSNFSFDDVHVEGARTLARLAKKCNVERFIHMSCLNAEEKPRPMLIKDGSKMLKSKWRGEFAVREEFPEATIVRPSVIFGRMDRFVSHYMSSDRTTFEYIPLWHKGEDTEKYPVYIHDVISGLVAIIRNPDTAGKTYQFVGSKSYKLKDIVDMMFKIKLKYTEQQMTISNIKFNPYFWMKTTFAELIAPIHRTMDLSWEILEYHHATDKIDPNLPTLEDLGITPTDFKKAVAWEVEPYIINRLAVEDLQAAVPPEVKSVPK; from the exons ATGATAAATATGGCGGCTTGGATTCCCAAAGTCGTACGGGTGACAA AGAATCAAAATGTGGGCCCTGTCACTTATGCAGTACAGAGTTACGATTATTCTTCACAACCACGAGTTATTAAAAATCCTACTACAGCCAAATTGAAAAGGGGTACCGGCGGTCGTAGCTCCTTCAATGGTATAGTTTGTACAATATTTGGATGTAGTGGTTTTATTGGAAATTCCTTAAGTATTAGGCTAGGGAAAATTGGAACTCAG CTCATCCTTCCACATAGATGTGATCTATATCACATAAGAGAGTTGAAAGTAGGTGGAGATCTTGGACAAGTCTACTATCATCCATTTGATCTCAAAGATGAGGACTCAATAATCAGGGCTATGAAATATTCTAACGTTGTTGTCAATTTGATTGGTCAAACTTATGAGACCTCAAATTTCAGTTTTGATGATGTGCATGTAGAAGGAGCAAGAACATTGGCTAGACTTGCCAAGAAATGCAATGTGGAGCGTTTCATTCACATGTCGTGTTTAAATGCAGAAGAGAAACCTAGA CCAATGCTAATAAAAGATGGTTCGAAGATGTTAAAATCAAAATGGAGAGGTGAATTCGCAGTGAGAGAAGAATTCCCAGAAGCTACTATAGTTCGACCATCAGTTATATTTGGACGCATGGATAGATTTGTCAGTCATTATATGAGTTCAGATAGAACGACCTTCGAATA CATACCACTGTGGCACAAAGGAGAAGATACTGAAAAGTATCCAGTGTACATTCATGATGTAATTTCAGGCCTTGTGGCGATAATAAGGAATCCTGATACTGCTGGTAAAACTTATCAATTTGTTgg ttcaaaaagttacaaattaaaagatatagtTGATATGATGtttaaaatcaaattgaaatacaccGAACAACAGATGACAATATCGAATATAAAGTTTAACCCATACTTTTGGATGAAAACTACATTTGCAGAATTAATCGCTCCAATACATCGTACTATGGATTTATCGTGGGAAATATTGGAATAT cATCATGCCACTGATAAGATAGACCCAAATTTACCAACTTTGGAAGATTTAGGAATAACGCCGACTGATTTTAAAAAAGCAGTAGCATGGGAAGTTGAACCATATATAATCAACAGACTTGCGGTTGAAGACTTACAGGCAGCTGTCCCTCCTGAAGTGAAGTCTGTACCAAAATAA